The Anolis carolinensis isolate JA03-04 chromosome 1, rAnoCar3.1.pri, whole genome shotgun sequence genome window below encodes:
- the LOC103279985 gene encoding guanylyl cyclase-activating protein 2 — translation MGQYHTCNMKGIEVAELQDLYKKFVVECPSGGLYLHEFKQFFGITSQSEASEYAESAFKSFDRNGDNKIDFLEYVAVLNLVLRGKLEHKLKWLFKVYDTDGNGFLDKHELQKMLKSVYNVKQGWTRNTDTRLSSPEEVCDKIFLLMDENNDGKLSLKEFIDGVQRDDWIRKMLSVEINPTKWILEHRDNRQK, via the exons ATGGGACAATACCATACTTGTAACATGAAAGGAATTGAAGTGGCAGAATTACAGGATTTGTACAAGAAGTTTGTTGTCGAATGTCCCAGTGGTGGTCTCTATCTGCATGAATTCAAGCAGTTTTTTGGCATCACCAGCCAGAGTGAGGCATCTGAATATGCTGAAAGTGCATTTAAATCCTTTGACAGAAATGGG GATAATAAGATAGACTTTTTGGAATATGTAGCAGTTTTAAACCTAGTGCTAAGAGGCAAACTTGAGCACAAACTGAAATGGTTATTTAAAGTGTATGATACAGATGGAAATGGCTTTCTTGACAAGCATGAACTACAGAAAATGCTGAAG agTGTCTATAATGTCAAACAAGGATGGACAAGAAACACAGATACTCGGTTGTCATCCCCAGAAGAAGTATGTGACAAGATATTTCTGCTAATGGATGAAAACAATGATG GAAAGCTTTCCCTGAAAGAGTTTATTGATGGAGTGCAGAGAGATGATTGGATAAGGAAGATGCTAAGTGTAGAAATAAATCCAACAAAATGGATCCTTGAGCATCGGGATAACAGGCAGAAGTAA